The following are encoded in a window of Paraburkholderia sp. HP33-1 genomic DNA:
- a CDS encoding [protein-PII] uridylyltransferase has translation MSSVPAIAPSHASSLKADYKVAKAQLLERFRTAANVDTLMAALARATDHSLLAAWDTCELPDDLALVAVGGYGRGELAPHSDIDILVLLPDARLEHLDVRIERFISLAWDLGLELGSSVRSVSQCIEEAANDVTVRTSLLEARRITGSATLFDDFAQRYRAALDPKAFFQAKVLEMRQRHAKFQDTPYALEPNIKESPGGLRDLQLILWITQAAGFGSSWRELEARELITEREARELRHNEGFLKSLRARLHVLAGRRQDILVFDLQTPLAESFGFKPTATKRASEQLMRRYYWAAKAVTQLATILIQNIEAQLFPSTSGITRVLSERFVEKQGMLEITSDDVFQREPNAILEAFLLYERTPGVKGLSARTLRAIYNARDVMDQHWRRDPENRRLFMEILKQPAGITHAFRLMNQTSVLGRYLLNFRRIVGQMQHDLYHVYTVDQHILMVLRNMRRFAIAEHAHEYPFCSQLIANFDRPWVLYVAALFHDIAKGRGGDHSTLGMADARRFCRQHGIEGEDGDLVVWLVQQHLTMSQVAQKQDTSDPEVIKRFAELVGTERRLTALYLLTVADIRGTSPKVWNTWKGKLLEDLYRTTLAVLGGARPDEHSELKSRQEEALALLRLETVPEGAQRALWDQLDVGYFLRHDAADIAWQTRVLYRHVETATPLVRARPSPIGDALQVLVYVKDQPDLFAGICAYFDRNGLSVLDARVSTTRHGYALDNFLVTHTEEDVHYRDIANLVEQELTARLAGHGTLLPGPSKGRLSRLSRTFPITPRVDLRADERGQYYILSVSANDRPGLLYSIARVLAEHRVGVASARINTLGERVEDVFLLEGHGLSDNRLQIQVETELLRAIAV, from the coding sequence ATGAGTAGCGTTCCAGCCATCGCCCCCTCCCATGCCTCGTCGCTCAAGGCGGACTACAAAGTGGCCAAAGCCCAATTGCTGGAACGCTTCCGAACGGCCGCCAACGTCGACACGTTGATGGCCGCCCTCGCGCGCGCCACAGACCATTCGTTGCTCGCCGCCTGGGACACCTGCGAGCTGCCCGACGACCTCGCGCTCGTCGCCGTCGGCGGCTATGGGCGTGGCGAACTCGCGCCGCATTCCGATATCGACATCCTGGTGCTGCTGCCCGACGCGCGGCTCGAGCATCTGGACGTGCGTATCGAGCGCTTCATCAGCCTCGCGTGGGATCTGGGGCTGGAGCTCGGCAGCAGTGTGCGCAGCGTGTCGCAATGCATCGAGGAGGCGGCCAACGACGTCACAGTGCGCACGTCACTGCTGGAAGCGCGCCGTATCACCGGCAGCGCCACGTTATTCGACGATTTCGCCCAGCGCTACCGTGCGGCGCTCGACCCGAAGGCGTTCTTCCAGGCGAAAGTGCTCGAAATGCGCCAGCGTCATGCGAAGTTTCAGGACACGCCCTACGCGCTCGAGCCGAACATCAAGGAAAGCCCGGGCGGGCTGCGCGATCTGCAACTGATCCTGTGGATCACGCAGGCGGCCGGCTTCGGCAGCAGCTGGCGCGAACTCGAAGCACGCGAACTCATCACCGAGCGCGAGGCGCGTGAGCTGCGCCACAACGAAGGCTTCCTGAAGTCGCTGCGCGCGCGGCTGCACGTGCTCGCAGGCCGTCGCCAGGACATCCTGGTGTTCGACCTGCAGACGCCGCTCGCGGAAAGCTTTGGTTTCAAGCCGACCGCGACCAAGCGCGCCAGCGAACAGCTGATGCGCCGCTACTACTGGGCCGCGAAAGCGGTCACCCAGCTCGCGACGATCCTGATCCAGAATATCGAGGCGCAGCTGTTTCCGAGCACGAGCGGCATCACGCGCGTGTTGTCGGAACGCTTCGTCGAAAAGCAGGGCATGCTCGAAATCACGTCGGACGACGTGTTCCAGCGCGAGCCGAACGCGATCCTCGAAGCGTTCCTGCTCTACGAACGCACCCCCGGCGTGAAAGGCCTGTCGGCACGCACGCTGCGCGCGATCTACAACGCGCGCGACGTGATGGACCAGCACTGGCGGCGTGATCCCGAAAACCGCCGGCTCTTCATGGAAATCCTGAAGCAGCCGGCCGGCATCACGCATGCGTTCCGGCTGATGAACCAGACGAGCGTGCTCGGGCGTTATCTGCTGAATTTCCGGCGCATCGTCGGGCAGATGCAGCACGACCTGTATCACGTGTACACGGTCGATCAGCACATCCTGATGGTGCTGCGCAATATGCGCCGCTTCGCGATCGCCGAGCACGCGCACGAATACCCGTTCTGCAGCCAACTGATCGCGAACTTCGACCGGCCATGGGTGCTGTACGTGGCCGCGCTGTTTCATGACATCGCGAAGGGGCGCGGCGGCGATCATTCCACGCTGGGCATGGCTGACGCGCGGCGCTTTTGCCGGCAACACGGCATCGAAGGCGAGGACGGCGATCTGGTCGTATGGCTCGTGCAGCAGCATCTGACCATGAGCCAGGTCGCGCAAAAGCAGGACACGAGCGACCCCGAAGTGATCAAGCGCTTTGCCGAGCTGGTCGGCACCGAGCGCCGTCTGACCGCGCTCTACCTGCTGACGGTCGCCGACATCCGCGGTACCAGCCCGAAGGTCTGGAACACGTGGAAAGGCAAGCTGCTCGAGGACCTGTACCGCACCACGCTCGCCGTGCTCGGCGGCGCGCGGCCGGACGAGCATTCGGAACTGAAGTCGCGCCAGGAAGAGGCGCTCGCGCTCCTGCGTCTCGAAACGGTGCCGGAAGGCGCGCAACGGGCGCTGTGGGACCAGCTCGACGTCGGCTACTTCCTGCGCCACGACGCGGCGGACATCGCGTGGCAGACGCGCGTGCTGTACCGCCACGTCGAAACGGCGACGCCGCTCGTGCGCGCGCGGCCGTCGCCGATCGGCGATGCGCTGCAGGTGCTCGTCTACGTGAAGGACCAGCCCGATCTGTTCGCGGGCATCTGCGCGTATTTCGATCGCAACGGACTGTCGGTCCTCGATGCGCGCGTCAGCACGACGCGCCACGGCTACGCGCTGGACAACTTCCTCGTCACGCACACCGAAGAGGACGTGCACTATCGCGACATCGCCAATCTGGTCGAGCAGGAGCTCACCGCGCGGCTCGCGGGCCATGGCACGTTGCTGCCGGGACCGTCGAAGGGCCGGCTGTCGCGCCTGTCGCGCACCTTTCCGATCACGCCGCGCGTCGACCTGCGGGCCGACGAGCGCGGCCAATACTACATCCTGTCCGTGTCGGCAAACGACCGGCCGGGCCTTCTTTATTCGATCGCGCGCGTGCTGGCCGAGCATCGGGTCGGCGTCGCCTCGGCGCGGATCAATACGCTCGGTGAACGCGTCGAGGACGTGTTCCTGCTCGAAGGACACGGTCTGTCCGACAACCGCCTGCAAATTCAGGTCGAAACGGAACTGCTGCGCGCGATCGCAGTGTGA
- a CDS encoding pseudouridine synthase: protein MRIKLTAKHPRPASSERAPVRPGSTSARKPTRPARPKPFGAEGGAKREGAAAAGGGAKPAGGRAPRRVEGGADRGERAERAPRRFEGSAERGERAPRREFGERAERAPRRFEGSAERGERAPRREFGERAERAPRRFEGSAERGERAPRREFGERTERAPRRFEGSAERGERAPRREFGERTERAPRRFEGSAERGERAPRREFGERTERAPRRFEGAGERERAPRRFEGASERERAPRRFEGNAERGDRAPRSFGDRAPRRDDGERRPFSGPRTGAGRPTEGARGDRPVRGERGAADRPRFGSDRDASQQRRGGDRGARGDSAPRRFEGERGDRGFAKPAKGGYGERTERPARTTRDDRGERGARGDWTPGRRESGERAARGSERSERRERPARSFDDTLPAAGRRFGDERPARAAKPRAAASTTAQSHDASVDTPHLPRRDREDAPGMLRLSKLMSKLGMCSRREADEWIEKGWVMVDGERVDTLGTKVFPDQRIDIDPAAEAYQSSQVTVIVHKPVGLVSGQAEDGYEPAITLVTPENRWEGDRSGIRFSASHLRQLAPAGRLDIDSTGLLVLTQDGRIAKQLIGGHSEVDKEYLVRVAYGEYTVDVEGHFPAEKLALLRHGLSLDDVALKPAQVSWQNGEQLRFVLREGKKRQIRRMCELVGLDVVGLKRVRMGQVMLGALPPGQWRYLSEDESF from the coding sequence ATGCGAATCAAATTAACAGCGAAGCATCCGCGGCCGGCGTCGTCCGAACGCGCCCCTGTCCGCCCCGGCAGCACGTCGGCGCGTAAGCCGACCCGTCCGGCGCGGCCGAAGCCATTTGGAGCCGAGGGCGGCGCGAAGCGCGAAGGCGCGGCAGCGGCTGGCGGCGGCGCAAAGCCGGCGGGCGGGCGCGCGCCGCGCCGAGTTGAAGGCGGCGCCGATCGAGGCGAACGTGCAGAACGCGCACCGCGTCGTTTCGAAGGCAGCGCAGAGCGTGGCGAACGCGCACCGCGGCGCGAGTTTGGTGAGCGGGCTGAACGTGCGCCGCGTCGCTTTGAAGGCAGCGCAGAGCGTGGTGAACGCGCACCGCGGCGCGAATTCGGTGAGCGGGCTGAACGCGCGCCGCGTCGCTTTGAAGGCAGCGCAGAGCGTGGTGAACGCGCACCGCGGCGCGAATTCGGTGAGCGGACTGAACGCGCGCCGCGTCGCTTTGAAGGCAGCGCAGAGCGTGGTGAACGCGCACCGCGGCGCGAATTCGGTGAGCGGACTGAACGCGCGCCGCGTCGCTTTGAGGGCAGCGCAGAGCGTGGTGAACGCGCACCGCGGCGCGAATTCGGTGAGCGGACTGAACGCGCGCCGCGTCGCTTTGAGGGTGCGGGCGAGCGCGAACGCGCGCCACGTCGATTCGAGGGTGCGAGCGAGCGCGAACGCGCGCCACGTAGGTTCGAAGGCAATGCGGAACGCGGCGATCGCGCGCCGCGCAGTTTTGGTGATCGTGCGCCGCGTCGCGACGACGGCGAACGCCGCCCGTTTAGCGGCCCGCGCACAGGCGCTGGCCGTCCGACGGAAGGCGCGCGTGGCGACCGTCCGGTGCGCGGCGAGCGCGGTGCCGCTGATCGTCCTCGCTTCGGTAGCGATCGCGATGCATCGCAGCAGCGTCGCGGCGGTGATCGAGGCGCACGCGGCGACAGCGCGCCGCGCCGCTTCGAAGGCGAGCGTGGCGATCGCGGCTTCGCGAAACCGGCAAAAGGCGGCTACGGCGAACGTACCGAGCGTCCGGCGCGCACCACGCGCGACGACCGTGGCGAACGCGGTGCACGCGGCGACTGGACGCCGGGCCGGCGCGAGTCCGGCGAGCGCGCCGCACGCGGCAGCGAACGCTCCGAGCGCCGCGAGCGCCCCGCGCGCAGCTTCGACGACACGTTGCCAGCCGCGGGCCGTCGCTTCGGCGACGAGCGTCCGGCCCGCGCCGCAAAACCGCGCGCCGCGGCGTCGACGACAGCCCAATCCCACGACGCATCCGTCGACACCCCCCACCTTCCCCGCCGCGATCGCGAAGACGCGCCGGGCATGCTGCGCCTGTCGAAGCTGATGTCCAAGCTCGGCATGTGCTCGCGCCGCGAGGCCGACGAATGGATCGAGAAAGGCTGGGTCATGGTAGACGGCGAGCGCGTCGATACACTCGGCACGAAGGTGTTCCCGGATCAACGCATCGACATCGATCCGGCCGCCGAAGCCTATCAGTCGAGCCAGGTGACCGTGATCGTTCACAAGCCGGTCGGCCTCGTGTCGGGCCAGGCGGAGGACGGCTATGAACCGGCCATCACGCTCGTCACACCGGAGAATCGCTGGGAAGGCGATCGCTCGGGCATCCGCTTCTCGGCGTCGCATCTGCGCCAGCTCGCGCCGGCCGGGCGTCTCGACATCGATTCGACGGGCCTGCTCGTGCTGACGCAGGACGGCCGCATCGCAAAGCAGCTGATCGGCGGTCACTCCGAGGTGGACAAGGAGTATCTGGTGCGCGTCGCATACGGCGAGTACACGGTCGACGTCGAAGGCCACTTCCCGGCGGAAAAACTCGCGCTGCTGCGCCACGGCCTGTCGCTCGACGACGTGGCGCTGAAACCCGCGCAGGTCAGCTGGCAGAACGGCGAGCAGTTGCGTTTCGTGCTACGCGAAGGCAAGAAGCGTCAGATTCGCCGCATGTGCGAGCTGGTCGGTCTCGACGTGGTGGGCCTGAAGCGTGTGCGCATGGGCCAGGTGATGCTCGGCGCGCTGCCGCCGGGACAGTGGCGCTATCTGTCGGAAGACGAGTCGTTCTGA
- the def gene encoding peptide deformylase: MIHDILKMGDPRLLRIADPVDHFDTPELHRLVADMFETMHDANGAGLAAPQIGVDLQVVIFGFGSNERYPDAPPVPETVLINPTITPVSQDMEESWEGCLSVPGLRGVVSRFSMIRYHGFDQFGNQIDRVAEGFHARVVQHECDHLIGKLYPMRITDFSKFGFTEVLFPDLDPNSDD, translated from the coding sequence ATGATTCACGACATTCTGAAGATGGGCGATCCGCGCCTGCTGCGAATCGCCGACCCCGTCGATCACTTCGACACCCCCGAGCTTCACCGGCTCGTGGCGGACATGTTCGAGACCATGCACGACGCGAACGGCGCGGGTCTCGCCGCGCCGCAGATCGGCGTCGATCTGCAGGTGGTGATCTTCGGCTTCGGTTCGAACGAGCGCTATCCGGACGCGCCGCCGGTGCCGGAAACGGTGCTGATCAACCCGACCATCACGCCGGTGTCGCAGGACATGGAGGAGAGCTGGGAGGGCTGCCTGTCGGTGCCGGGGCTGCGCGGTGTGGTGAGCCGGTTTTCGATGATCCGGTATCACGGCTTCGATCAGTTCGGCAATCAGATCGACCGGGTCGCCGAAGGCTTTCATGCGCGCGTCGTGCAGCACGAGTGCGATCATCTGATCGGCAAGCTGTATCCGATGCGGATCACCGATTTCTCGAAGTTCGGCTTTACCGAGGTCCTGTTTCCGGATCTCGATCCGAATAGCGACGATTGA
- the ligA gene encoding NAD-dependent DNA ligase LigA has protein sequence MARSSVPSSTSSAPAERAAWLRAELERANYAYYVLDQPELPDAEYDKLFKELERIEAEHPDLIVPDSPTQRVGGEAASGFEPVVHDQPMLSLNNGFSDEDILAFDKRIGDALGKNGSEPVPVDYAAELKFDGLAISLRYVDGVFVQASTRGDGTTGENVTANVRTIRSIPLKLKGKRVPHVLDVRGEVLMFKRDFERLNERQRAAEQREFANPRNAAAGSLRQLDSKITAQRPLSFFAYGIGVLEGIEMPATHSELLDWYKEMGLPVNGERAVVEGAEGLLGFFHAVGEKRDRLPYDIDGVVYKVNRRDEQDTLGFVSRAPRFALAHKFPAQEALTKLVAIDVQVGRTGAITPVARLEPVFVGGATVTNATLHNEDEVRRKDIRIGDTVIVRRAGDVIPEVVGALLDRRPADAREFVMPTQCPVCGSSIERLPDEAIARCTGGLFCPAQRKQALWHFAQRRALDIDGLGEKIIDQLVEQNLVRTPADLFNLGFATLAELDRFAEKSAQNLLDSLEKAKHTTLARFIYALGIRHVGESTAKDLAKHFGSLDPIMDASLEELLEVNDVGPVVAESIHQFFAEDHNRTVIEQLRAPGKVTWSEGPPAPKAPQGVLVGQTVVLTGTLPNLSREDAKEMLEAAGAKVAGSVSKKTSYVVAGADAGSKLAKAEELGIPVLDEDGMRKLLEGHS, from the coding sequence ATGGCCCGATCCTCCGTCCCTTCTTCTACAAGCAGCGCTCCGGCCGAGCGGGCCGCGTGGCTGCGCGCGGAACTCGAACGCGCGAACTACGCGTACTACGTGCTCGATCAGCCAGAGTTGCCGGACGCCGAGTACGACAAGCTGTTCAAGGAGCTGGAGCGCATCGAGGCCGAGCATCCGGACCTGATCGTGCCGGACTCGCCGACGCAGCGCGTCGGCGGCGAGGCGGCGAGCGGGTTCGAGCCGGTCGTGCACGATCAGCCGATGCTGTCGCTGAACAACGGCTTTTCCGATGAAGACATCCTCGCGTTCGACAAGCGCATCGGCGACGCGCTCGGCAAGAACGGCAGCGAGCCGGTACCCGTCGATTACGCGGCCGAGCTGAAATTCGACGGCCTCGCGATCTCGCTGCGCTACGTCGACGGCGTGTTCGTGCAGGCCTCCACGCGCGGCGACGGCACGACCGGCGAGAACGTCACCGCAAACGTCCGCACGATCCGCTCGATTCCGCTGAAGCTGAAGGGCAAGCGCGTGCCGCACGTGCTCGACGTGCGCGGCGAAGTGCTGATGTTCAAGCGCGATTTCGAGCGCCTGAACGAACGCCAGCGCGCCGCCGAGCAACGCGAATTCGCCAACCCGCGCAACGCGGCGGCGGGCAGCTTGCGGCAGCTCGATTCGAAGATCACCGCGCAGCGGCCTCTGTCGTTTTTCGCGTATGGCATTGGCGTGCTCGAAGGTATCGAGATGCCGGCCACCCATAGCGAACTGCTCGACTGGTACAAGGAGATGGGCTTGCCGGTCAACGGCGAGCGCGCCGTCGTGGAGGGTGCGGAAGGCCTGCTCGGGTTTTTTCACGCGGTCGGCGAGAAGCGCGACAGGCTGCCGTACGACATCGACGGCGTGGTCTACAAGGTCAACCGGCGCGACGAGCAGGACACGCTCGGCTTCGTGTCGCGCGCGCCGCGCTTCGCGCTCGCGCACAAGTTCCCCGCCCAGGAAGCGCTGACGAAGCTCGTCGCGATCGACGTGCAGGTTGGCCGAACCGGCGCGATCACGCCGGTCGCGCGGCTGGAGCCGGTGTTCGTCGGCGGCGCGACGGTCACGAACGCGACCTTGCACAATGAAGACGAAGTGCGCCGCAAGGACATCCGCATCGGCGACACGGTGATCGTGCGGCGCGCCGGCGACGTGATTCCGGAAGTGGTCGGCGCGCTGCTCGACCGCCGCCCAGCCGACGCGCGCGAGTTTGTGATGCCGACGCAGTGTCCGGTGTGCGGTTCGTCGATCGAGCGGCTGCCCGACGAGGCGATCGCGCGCTGCACGGGCGGGCTCTTCTGTCCGGCGCAGCGCAAGCAGGCGCTGTGGCACTTCGCCCAACGGCGCGCGCTCGATATCGATGGCCTCGGCGAAAAGATCATCGATCAACTGGTCGAGCAGAACCTGGTGCGCACGCCGGCCGATCTGTTCAATCTTGGCTTCGCGACGCTCGCCGAACTCGACCGCTTCGCCGAAAAGTCGGCACAGAACCTGCTCGACTCGCTCGAAAAAGCCAAGCACACGACGCTTGCGCGCTTTATCTACGCGCTGGGAATTCGCCATGTCGGCGAATCGACCGCGAAGGATCTCGCGAAGCACTTCGGCTCGCTCGATCCGATCATGGATGCGTCGCTGGAAGAGCTGCTCGAAGTCAACGACGTGGGGCCAGTGGTCGCCGAATCGATCCACCAGTTCTTCGCCGAGGACCACAACCGCACGGTGATCGAGCAGTTGCGTGCGCCGGGCAAGGTTACGTGGTCCGAAGGGCCGCCCGCGCCGAAGGCGCCGCAGGGCGTGCTGGTCGGCCAGACGGTCGTGCTGACCGGCACGCTGCCCAACTTGTCGCGCGAGGACGCCAAGGAAATGCTCGAAGCGGCCGGCGCGAAGGTGGCGGGGTCGGTATCGAAGAAAACCAGTTACGTGGTGGCGGGCGCCGACGCGGGCAGCAAACTCGCGAAGGCCGAGGAACTCGGCATCCCCGTACTCGACGAAGATGGTATGCGCAAGCTCCTGGAGGGGCACTCATGA
- a CDS encoding cell division protein ZipA C-terminal FtsZ-binding domain-containing protein translates to MDELTLGLIGAGAVVVGGVVVYNAWQGAKVRRKMPRPMPADTAESFARDEHEEQSPFIEPARPTTRREPSVSAEAASAADPTAARVEPTFGTGVAPLDTPADIQAEMTSPNGYPSAEADTVSEGVHAVAPGADAERPATESAAIEPASVGQERVEPIQPAATTISSAPPAIVDRRIDCIVPIRLNGPVAGDKVIPLAQRLRRAGSKPVHIEGKPEGSGAWELLRNGARYEELRAAAQLANRSGALNELEFSEFVTGVQHFADALDAAPEFPDMLETVAMARELDGFAAQCDAQLSINVLSDGAPWSANYVQAVASQDGLLLSRDGTRFVKLDSRQSPVFMLQFGDTNFLRDDLTYKGGEMITLVLDVPVADEDILPFRLMCDYAKSLAERIGGRVVDDGRRPLPESALLAIEKQLMTLYAKLEQAGIPAGSPATRRLFSQ, encoded by the coding sequence ATGGACGAGTTGACACTCGGTTTGATCGGCGCGGGTGCCGTGGTGGTGGGGGGCGTGGTCGTGTACAACGCGTGGCAGGGCGCGAAGGTGCGCCGCAAGATGCCGCGGCCAATGCCGGCCGACACCGCCGAGAGCTTTGCGCGCGACGAGCATGAGGAGCAGAGCCCGTTCATCGAGCCGGCCCGGCCGACCACGCGGCGCGAGCCGAGCGTGAGCGCCGAGGCGGCCTCGGCCGCGGACCCGACCGCCGCGCGCGTCGAACCGACGTTCGGCACGGGTGTCGCACCGCTCGATACGCCGGCCGATATCCAGGCCGAGATGACGTCGCCGAACGGTTATCCGTCGGCAGAGGCCGACACCGTGAGCGAAGGCGTGCACGCGGTGGCACCGGGCGCGGACGCAGAGCGACCCGCGACCGAATCGGCCGCCATCGAGCCCGCGTCCGTCGGGCAGGAGCGCGTCGAACCGATCCAGCCTGCCGCCACGACGATTTCGTCGGCGCCGCCCGCGATCGTCGATCGACGCATCGACTGTATCGTGCCGATCCGGCTGAACGGACCCGTGGCCGGCGACAAGGTGATTCCGCTCGCGCAGCGCTTGCGTCGCGCGGGCAGCAAGCCGGTCCATATCGAAGGCAAGCCCGAGGGCAGCGGCGCGTGGGAGCTGCTGCGGAACGGCGCGCGCTATGAAGAATTGCGCGCCGCCGCGCAGCTCGCGAACCGCAGCGGTGCGCTCAACGAGCTCGAATTTTCCGAGTTCGTGACCGGCGTGCAGCATTTCGCCGACGCGCTCGACGCGGCGCCTGAATTCCCCGACATGCTCGAAACCGTCGCGATGGCGCGCGAACTCGACGGCTTTGCCGCCCAGTGCGACGCGCAGCTGTCGATCAACGTGCTGTCGGACGGCGCGCCGTGGTCGGCCAACTACGTGCAGGCGGTCGCGTCACAGGACGGTCTGCTGCTCTCGCGTGACGGCACGCGCTTCGTCAAGCTCGACTCGCGGCAAAGCCCGGTATTCATGCTGCAGTTCGGCGACACCAACTTCCTGCGCGATGACCTTACGTACAAGGGCGGCGAGATGATCACGCTGGTGCTCGACGTGCCGGTCGCCGACGAGGACATCCTGCCGTTCCGCCTGATGTGCGACTACGCGAAGTCGCTGGCCGAGCGTATCGGCGGACGTGTGGTCGACGACGGTCGCCGGCCGCTGCCGGAAAGCGCGCTGCTCGCGATCGAAAAGCAATTGATGACGCTGTACGCGAAGCTCGAACAGGCGGGCATTCCGGCGGGTTCACCGGCGACGCGGCGCCTGTTCAGCCAGTAA